aattttaataaatatattataaaattgaaataaattacaaaataaaacaatttggttgttattttattgtttaaaatcaatACTTAAATAACTCACTGcaagaaaattttgtttattacaatAGATGAATTCTTGTAAAAGAGTTCTCATTATCCAATAGgtccttatttttaaaaagtataccaCAATTCCTTAGAAATAACATCTATTTAATAGTTTCTATCTAAACCTTTATTGGTtgcttaaatatgaattaatgttAACATCACTTTATTGTTCCATATTAACTTTAAGTAATTGTAAAGTCTCCGATAACTTTAGGATAGCTGTATATAACTGTTTCTGTCTGTGTTTCATTCTCGTTTTCACTCGAGACACATTGTGTGCCATcaccttaaaaaaatagttcatcatattaattatgaacaattttaaagaaaatacagaATAACactcaatataatatttcattgaatcCGAATTAGAGTAATGTTCATTATAATACACAActgatttattgaaaattataatttctcatAATTTACTGTCATTGTGAAGCTTATTACACTcatttttactaatttgaattgatttaataattataaagaatatattttacagttaaatattttgttttacataatgTAAAGTTGtactttcaattttttaaatcaaattgatGGTGCACATGTTACTTTATAAAGAacttactttaataattgtactttgatcgaatttttattatttttgagtcTCACTTGTCAGACTGTTAtagattacattttacataatgtTAAAGTACACATGAACTTTACATGTAAATTAGATAAGGATCGACTATACATCTATCAATATAGACATGTGATTATTGTAagaaggaaataaaatatacttacttccATATAAgactattgttttatttaacttgctgATTGTTACctgaaaaatgaaaatgatatatgatcaaagtatattttttacttttgctttacataatttcaacatttatgtcctgaaaataaaagtttttatacaaaacttacAGGGGACAGAACAATTTCTCTGTACTTTTTGAGATATAACTTAAGCGGTTCCACATAATTATCAAATCCCAAAGCATTCATTGCAAATAAAACATCTTCTCCGTTGATTGTTTTCCTTTTCTCCATCTGACAACGATCGCTTGCTTCACTCGTTATGAATGATATAAATTCTGAAATGCATTCTTGTACACATTCTCTAGCATCTTTAGCAATCTGTAAATTGATATGATGATTGATATAATGAAGGAAGTAAGTTAAAAATGCTTATTCAAAACACACATTCATACCTTTCCATTTTCTGGGATAGCTCTTTTCATAATTTTCGCTATATTAGCAATAGGTAAAAATCGATCCTGCTCACGAAGAGGTACATTTTTCCCACCACTGTTAGAATCGGAGTTGTTTTCTTCTTGTTCTATAAAACcatttgtttatgaataaactgccagtataaattacaattagtaGGTACTAAAAAAATCACTTGTTTACCCAAAACATCGTCGGAGTTCACAACATAAGTCTCTTCATCGACTAGAAAGCCATTGTCCAATCTAACCAAATCACCACCAAGTTCATCGCTTTCCATGGTACAaggatagatatatattttaaacaacaacaagatttaattaaagatacggtaaatataaattaaggcaATCtagttataatgataatattccttatttactTCTCTGAAATCAACATCAATAACTCGATTCGACTCCAATTGTCAATtaacaattactaaatattagttAACGTCAGTTTGAGTTGAGTCTCCagataaataaggttttttttatcaataatatagtatagtttTTAAGTATTGTGAcctttgaatttataaacaatttaattaaaattattagtttaataaaatataaaaacaatcaattagtttttaaaatatcttaaaaacatTACCACATCTGGATATATTcataacgtatattttaaaaatatatgtgtttcCAAACTTAAgctgtaaaatgtaatgtaaatactaAATACCAGTTACAATAGGTATGATAATCATATTAggtaaaaaatctattatttatttacccatacaatttaatttaaggaaGAACCTAAAATCAATCTTTATCTATTCACTACCTACTAATAGTGCCTGTCTGTCACTATCAATTCTTATTTCTTATCTGTGAAAAATAACCAATTTTCTACTGGTGAagcaaatcatttttaattttttaataattttattatgtcttaATATACGTTGCTATCTTCGATAAGATTATTTTCTTCAtgttgaaaaaaacaaataaaaatattattgttactatCAGACACGGTTTTAAACTGAATGATCGATAACTTAATATTGGAACTAGGTTACCCTGTTAAGAGTTTAGATtcgtgataatttaatttttcggaTTTTTgctgaaattttaatacaatgggAGTACCGAAATTCTTTCGATACACCAGTGAAAGGTATCCGTGCCTTAATGAGTTGGTTAAACAATATCAGGTACGttgatttcataatttcaataatgttatattatgtagtttttataattgaagtgaatttttattattgtaagtcAACATGTTTTGGATGAATGAAAAAAGCTTGATTATTGTACTTAGGTCAAACTGCTTAATAATTTgtctatacttttattaaaataccctACCAATCTTTAACTTAAACATTGTTTCACAATATTCTTTTCAGATACCGGATTTTGACAACATGTATTTGGATATGAATGGAATCATACACAACTGCTCCCATCCAGATGATTCTAACCCTCATTTTCGAATCACTGAAGAAAAGATATTCAAAGATATCTTCCATTATATTAGTattctatttcaaataattcGGCCTAAGAAATTATTCTTTATGGCTATTGATGGTGTAGCTCCAAGAGCAAAAATGAATCAACAGAGAGGAAGgaggtaaaattattttactttgtttttctttattggtaCTCTACTTGAGATTAGTATCAATCCTGTAAGTTTTATGTGCTgtattagtgtttataatttacaatatgctGGTCAGGGAAGTTGTGTTACATATGAGAGATTTGCCTGATTAACATTTTTACCATATGTGCATGATGCATTGTACAACCTGTTCTGGATTTTAAATTCTTCGAACTTTTACCTAGTtgtgacaattttattattgatatatccatatttatattttaaaagtttcttttatatttgtgttttttattttatagatttagatCAGCAAGGGAAGCAGAAAGCTTAGAAGAAAATGCAAAAGCAAAAGGTATTACAATCTTTTTAAAGTTTCATAAGTATGAATGTGAGTTTACAGACATGAAAGTATAGCTACAAGGCATTTAATTCTTTTTCCAGGTGAAGTACTGCCTACTGAAAAGAGATTTGATAGTAACTGTATCACACCAGGAACAGTTTTTATGGCTCGTTTACATGAACAGCTCAAATATTTTGTCAAGGATAAAATCTCAACTGATCCATTGTGGTCAGATGTCAAAGTTGTATTATCTGGTCATGAGGTGAGTGTATTGTAGTTAATAGAATAATAGACTATTAAtagttctatataaaaaaaagaagaaaacaaacaatagagtattatatatttattatacattagatagttcttaaatatttaaaaaaatcaatatcattttatacaaatctattataatttaattatactaaataatgatattattattattataaaactgtaacattattttttggaccaaaaatattagaatacacTTAACTAATGTGTAATCTAGATAAAGAAACTCTTCATGAACTAATTGGCTCACATACCAATTAATATGTATGATCCAAAAATTTAAGGCTGCtgcttaattattaaattaagttttgatatattttttttaatttaacttttatattatttaacagacCCCTGGGGAAGGAGAACATAAGATAATGGATTATATTCGTTGGTCTCGTTCCCAGCCGGATTATAATCCAAACACACGTCATTGCCTCTATGGCTTAGATGCAGATCTCATTATGCTGGGCATGTGCACACATGAACCACACTTTGCATTATTGAGAGAGGAAGTGAGTTTATTTGATTATAGTGATTATGACAAATTATTCTAGTGTACATATGTAAAGTACTAATTGTAGTCTATATTTGTGTATtagcaaaatttttaattgcttatattttttttgtaatctacATCAAATCTGttagttttatacatttatgttaaaacaaacaaatgtaatattctttagatattttcttttctttagaTGTTTGGACTAGTATTAATTGTGAGATTCCTCACAATCATTCTCATTGTCTGTTACAATTGTTTGATAAGTtcagttaaaataaatcttaaaaatacacACATAAAATAAGGTGCAATTTTTACAGGTAAAATTCGGAAGAACCACACAACGTTCAACAAGTCCTGAAGAAACAAACTTCTATCTTCtccatttatctttattaagagAATACTTAGAACAAGAATTTATATCTATTAAGGACAAGTTACCTTTCgaatatgatatagaaaaaaTTGTTGATGATTGGGTGCTGATGGGCTTCCTAGTTGGCAATGATTTTATACCCCATTTGCCAAATATGCATATCAGCAATGATGCATTACCTCTtttatatagtacatatatgACTGTTCTCCCAACTTTGAATGGTATGTTAGAAATTCTGCAATTGTGTCTTTAAAACTTGTGTTACgacatttatgttttataccTATTTCAAGGATATATAAATGAGGCGGGAGATCTACATTTAGAAAGATTTGAGATATTCATGCAGGAATTGGCAAAGATAGATAAGGAGAAATTTCAAGATACATATGCAGATCTCAAATATTTTGAGGCAAAGACTGGCAGAAGACCAAATGCTATGGAGAGAAAGGAGGTTTGTAGAAAtgtgaaatatgttttaattactgTAACCAACAAAACTTCAAACCTACAAATTTTTATGaccaaataatatcattatcttgcatttataggtattttttatttgaatttttatatatagaacagCTATTCCAGTttcacacacaaacacaaaaaCGGATAATGTTGTAACTAGTCACTatgtaaatagatatttatttttaaaatttattctcacAGTATAAACCAAACAATGATGaaacatttaatgtaaatgtCGAAGACATAAAGGCTAACAAACCTGATGACGAATTGCAAGCTCTGATAAATGCTACGCAAGATATGGTAAgtgtaattttatcattatgatGAATCTTAAAGTAGTTCAAttctttcataattataatgataaataataacaataatgataaATGAATACGATGtagtgagaaaggttttgagaatggatgtggatggatataggggacgacccaagaaacgatggatgaatggtgtgaaagacgatatggttagaaagaatgttacttgtaagtAATACTTATAAGTAATGTTCTTGtaaccccaagtaaaattgggataaggtcAGGAGAATgatgaataataaatgtataagtaGCTATAGAGCAAAAGTGCCTGGTTGtctaattagatttatatttgttcCACCCATCTCGCATATGGACCATTCACCGAAAATCGTGATAGTAATTAATTGTTAAGATATTTAAGCAAAATGTTCTTTGATTACAAACGAACTTAGGTGCTGAATGGTACAAAGCAAAGGTcgaaatttttaagaaaaataaatatagtcagAATTGTGAATTAGTTATTACATTATAACCAGATTCTGTCAGAGTACAgagttatatgatattttatgtagatgAAGATGATGACGATCATAATAATGTAGAACTACATTGTGGGAAATCAATTAATCAAATTTGTACAATGtagaaattttgtaaatagcAAACAAGTTAGTTTGTTGTagttgaaaatacaaaaaatatgtccTACTACAAAAcatgtaaaatatgtttgagAGGAATTATCAGTAAGAAACAgatctttgtatatataaaaactgttaataaaCTCCTAACATTTATTTTCGACCTTGTTCGATTTTttcttcaagtttttttttatatcaaacaacAGCTCATAAAATgaaccaaaattaattattcaagatCATACTCCAATCCAAGGCTGATAATTATCGCATCATGATATGGAACAGAAAATCTTTTACATGTCGTACTATACTTTTCTTTCTCTTTCAAAACAGCTTATGGATGACATGGATGGAAATCTGGACTCTGACTATGAAGAGACAAGTGATGGTAAATAAATGCTAAGCATAGCATAGATATGTTGTTTTCTAAATCTGTGTAAACTTTAATAGatatttcttttcaattttatagaGGAAGCAAATATCGAAATGGAGTTTATATTACACAAGAAggattattatatgaataaattggaCTATTCTAAAGTAACAGAGTAAGTGCAAGTTAACAGTTAATGGCTAAAGGACATAACATGCATGAAAATTATTTGCAGAAAAATCTAAAGTCTTGCATTAATTAggcttagataaataaatattaaaaaataattataataatgtttgctTTTTAGTGAAGTATTAGCAGATCAAGCAGAAGGCTATGTAAGAGCCATACAATGGAATCTCTTCTATTACTACAAGGGTTGTCCGTCGTGGTGTTGGTACTATCCACACCATTATGCTCCATACATTTCAGACATAAAAGGGTTTAAGGATCTTAAGATAGAATTCGAACTTGGTGAACCTTTCAAGCCTTTTgaacaagtaataaaaacaattttatatctatgttaaACACTTATACCAATTAGAAATACAATAGTAACTCTGTATGTTTATTACCTCACTTCAGTGATCCGGATCCGGATCCGGGATCAGTGTTGGAGGAACAGCTGTTACTAATAGACATAAATGTGTTTggttattgtaataaatcaaatacaatgTAAAACCAAAGTCTTAGCTAATTTTGCCcgcacataaaaataattaatatatataaagtgaattactttttaattatacaatttctaCACCGGTACTATTTTCaaaactaaatgttttatttaaataataaagatgaatAAAATACTGCTTATTGTAGCTTTTAGCGGTGCTGCCAGCTGCAAGCAAACATTTACTTCCATCGCCGTTCCATGATCTGATGACAGATGAAGATTCTCCTATCGTCCACTACTACCCTGTGCTTTTCGAAACTGACCTCAATGGCAAAAAAAACAGCTGGGAAGCTGTAGTTCTGATACCGTTCATTGATGAGGCAAGTACTGGTTTGAATTCATAATAAACTTTACTTAGTAACCTGTCAATTATTCTACCCCAAACAAGCAATACTTTTGACTGTGTTACAGTATGCGAGgataagccagtgtaaatacaggcttAAAGTCTTAAACCGCATTGACGGCTTAAAATtggtataataaaaatggtCTGCTATTTGTCTCCGGGTGTCTTTGATCTATGTAGTTTAAACTGCTGATAACAGCATGTCTGTCACAATCGTATCTAATTGATTTGATGATGCCCACGACATAATACAGTGCTCAAGTCTGTGCGCAAACAATGCAGCAGTCTATTCCTCTCAAATCCGATTGGACAGAGAGAGTTCACAACCAACTTCCAAATTTTGGATTGGTACCGAGAATTTTTTGACAGAATAACACAATACTTTTGGCCGAGGCTTTAAACCCAAGACCTCGGGGCTTTAAGCCTCATAAGTTTGTAACTAAACTGACGAGGCCGTCTAGTTGATATGACAATTAGTAAATAACTTTATCACAATACCgtatgtaattataaacaaatcatattattcattatataataaatcatgtgTTTTTAGACAAATCTTCTATCAGCAATGGCTCCTTGCTACCAGAGATTAACAGAAGAGGAACTGAAACGCAACACACACGGGCCTATGCTTGTGTATACCAGGACTACAGAAAATTTAGGTAGGTTGAAATAAGTGGAACGCTCACCAGTTATctagccctttccgatctgcttgatcctttggctttgcgtagagatgtatGCGTGAATTTTCACGGGGGTTGTttcgaggaattgttcggattaatcccggctgctgaattttaCCTTCGGTCaactcgtcaaaattccaaatataacccgcatcacctagatgtccgaaaatccataGCAGTGcgtttttaagacattttctgcctcgcacaaccactctgtggaaccagctttcgccggcggtttttccgaaccgagacgtcttgggaaccttcaaaaaaagagcgtactcctccctgaaaggccggcaacgcacctgcaagcccccggttttgcagatgtccatgggcggtggtagtcactttctatcaggtgagcgtcccgctcgtttgccacctataacataaaaaaaatatctttgtagTATTTGGCGCATTGGCTGTTAATTGTAAGAAAATTAACAGTATTCTATCAGGgaattaaaaaggaaatattttaaaggccAGAACTTGTGGGCAAGGCTTTGTGTAAGTCTGTCTGGGTTATCTCActtcacatattctactgcgaaaaagcaatatttagtaatgtCATGTTCcagtttgtagggtgagtgagtcagtgttactACAAGGATAGGGGACaaaaaactaagatgttatagtttttaagcttgtcggcgcattggcgacgtaaggaatgtttaatattaattacagtgCCAATTTTTTAGGTCTATGGTGTGACCACTTATTACCTAAGATGGCCCACGgtgatattttctataaaataaatgtactacCCTGAACACTTAATGTCATCGTTTTCCATGCACTGGTATGAATTACTGTATGGaaatgttaatttgtaaatgGATCTGTCGTCCTTATTTGTGTTTAACTGCTTTCATAACGGAACTTCACAAACTTTTTTCAATGATCTAATAATTTGctaaaattaagataattaaataacgtaacgaaaaattttatgttaaattttaatttaattgcaggTCCAATAATTGCTCCAGATTATTTCTCACCCATAGCTGAGAATCACGCTAAAGAAATTGCAGTCTGGCGAACTGAGCTCGATGTTCCTGCTAGCGAGCTCAAGAGAGGAATGTTGCCCAATGTGGACAGAGAGTTGTTGTATCCTGGCTTCCCCACCATGAGGCATTTGAAATACAAGGTATACAgttgaataaagataataaGTTGCTATAAAAAGCTAGTTTGgtagcataatttttttttcaatttgtttgaattttattgaataagctTTTTTTGTGTAAAGGTAAAATAGCTGTACTACCATTGacattatgtattatacattattgtttCTGTGTTGTAATTGATAAATGAATCTCTCAACGGAAAGGTCTTtagatttataaacatatttaagattattttgctGTACATTAATTTGCTCGAaggattttgattaaatttttcatatcatCAGAatgttattagttattaaaatttaacgtatttaattttttgtattccaGACGAGTCTAAAGAAATGCAAAGTGAAAGTTTTCGATCAACCATCTCGTAACGAGAGTATGATAGTGGAAATAATTCCAACCGAAACCACAGACCCGCTACTAGAAGACGCTGCTCGGAAGCTCCTGGGCAAGATCATATGGGTCGGCTGGCCGCATCTGACACAGGCCAAGTGAGTCTTATGTTAATCAAAACTGCTGTTTTCCGTTTTATGTATTTACTGTCCACCACACATTCACAAAAGATCTATTCCGATGGAGACTATTCCGTGTAAATTCCAGTCGATTGATTTCAGACAACCACGGTGCAACTTTACTACTTTGACaaactttaaaactttttttttttttcaaatatatatttcattcataaatgtTTGTATACATTTCCATTAAATTCACacagacatatttttatatgctttcTTACAACGGACACTATAACATTTTCGTCATAACAATGATGATGTTCTTCTGACCGAATCGCAGCCACGGCGCCAATATCAAAGAGTAGCCACTTGTACAATTATATCTTATGATGTAGGCgtatgtgcgcaaacacagataTACATTAGCATCTCACATTACTGACTAGAGTGGACCCTCTGTCCATGTTTGCAGTCTACGCGCAGGACAATAACCTTTAATTGGTTTCCTAGGCACGCGGTTGCAGTTAAATATGTGGACACAACAATTCGTATGTTGTCAAGAATACGTCATATGTAACTAtgatatgtacattaatttgcAGAGTGATATCAGTCTCGAATGAGAAATTGCGTCTTCATCACATCGACAAGCAGAACAACAACCTGGACGGCGTCAGCTTCTCCACGGAGCCCAATGTAGGCAACTTGCACAAACAGTGGATATCTGAGCGGTCCACCATTATTGAACAGTATGTATTCGATCTATTCATTTGGTATTATagcattaatatattgtattcgtTGAATTGGTACTGTAATAtactgatatataatattatgattgggGAACGACGATTTTATTCTACTGATAAAAGACTGAAAATAATTAACtgatgaaaataatgaaaagttTCTTAAAACCATTTTCTTTCCTCTTACAGCAACATGAATCGTCTGGGCATAGAATTAGGAGAAGTCAAAGTTATAGTTCATGCTCTTAATTTGAAAGGTAAGATAGAAAATTTGTATGAcacaaatgttattttattttcttctttattattttggCTTTGATACATCGTCAGTGTATCAAGGATAAAAAAACTTTCTCTAGCAATTcgatattttacttatatataaatatagaatacctGGTTTATTCTGAGGAATACtttcttacttaaaataaataaagttttgagATGTATCATAAAAATGTTCGTTTGATGAATGATGTCCAGGCTACAAGTACGTGGTGGAGGACAATGTGAGCATGGCGTTGGAGGAGCAGTGGTGCACCGTGAGCTGCGGATACGCGCTGCAGGCCACGCTGGCCACGCTGCCGGGCGCGCAGCAGCGCCCGCCCGCCCGCTACCTCACGCCGCAGCAGGCCTACCCTCCCGGCGACCAGGTGTTCCTGCTGACGCAGGGACAGTACTACGGCTGTCTCGCGACCGTGAGTACCGTAGagtaaaaccattttttttctttcatttttaaCCAGATTATTAGTACATactcgaattaaaaatatgatttcaatTCCTGGATAGTatagaaacaaacaaacagtttCATAGTcacagttataaaaataaataccacgATACTCCTACCGACGACACACGGCGGTTCAAAGTATCGCCGGGGCCGTCGGAGGGAGTCTCGTGTAAGAGTGAGTGAGAGCCGGCGGCTGCGCAGGTGGTGAGCGCGGACACGCAGCGCAGCGGGCGCATCAAGGTGTGCGTGCGCGAGCGGCCCGAGCCGCGGCCGCGCGCGCAGCCCGCCGCCTGCGCCTACCGCGCCGCGCACCACGCCGCCGCCGCCTGCGGTGCGTGCCCGAGCCTCCTGCCGACTCGGATACCTCATTTATCTTCGATACGATTTGCCCCTGGCTCTGCCTCTGCTATATCGTGCCCGACATTCGGTTCCTGGTTAACATTTCTTGAGCTTTGACAcaacattaattacttaattaatattactttcaaaGATGCGAAAACGACTTCGCCTACATTCAAAACGCTACTTTTACGAATCCCTGGTGAATacgatagattttatttttattttgcgacCAATTAATGGCGATATAATTCGTTGCCACCTAGATGTCCAATTCAATGCAAAAGTTGTTTAGTTGTCTTGACCCCCCTCATTGAAATAGGCTTTAGAGCCGTTGCAGGTGCAGGTTGCACCTGAATTATGTCCATTGAAATATTGAACCGTAAGCGAAGTAGTTCCTATGTTTATTTACGCACACAtaactgtaatataatatttctgcaTTACTTATTGTCGGTTCAGAATGGAGGACACAACACCCCAAGCCTTATTATTCGACGACTATACTTAACTGATTCATAGTTACGACActta
This genomic stretch from Vanessa atalanta chromosome 5, ilVanAtal1.2, whole genome shotgun sequence harbors:
- the LOC125064241 gene encoding nuclear transcription factor Y subunit B-4 → MESDELGGDLVRLDNGFLVDEETYVVNSDDVLEQEENNSDSNSGGKNVPLREQDRFLPIANIAKIMKRAIPENGKIAKDARECVQECISEFISFITSEASDRCQMEKRKTINGEDVLFAMNALGFDNYVEPLKLYLKKYREIVLSPVTISKLNKTIVLYGSDGTQCVSSENENETQTETVIYSYPKVIGDFTIT